Below is a genomic region from Candidatus Paceibacterota bacterium.
TCGAGTACCCCATCGACATCACTCGTTTCAATACCCGTACGATGATCTTTAACCATCTTATAGGGATGCAGCACATAGGAGCGAATCTGATTTCCCCACTCCACCTTCGTGCTCTTCGAGATCATGAGCTCCTCTTTTTCTTTATCAGAAAGTTGCTCTTTTACATGATGCACCTTCGCTGCGAGCAAGAGTAGCGCACGCTCTTTATTCTGCGCCTGGCTGCGCTCTGCAGATACGTGTACGGCAATACCCGTTGGCTTATGAATTGCACGGACCGCAGTCTCTCGCTTATTCACATTCTGTCCACCCGCGCCTCCTGACTTTGCAAACTCCAACTCGACTTCGCTTTCTGGGAGCGCCTCGAGATCTGCCTTCTTCAATTCAGGAATCACCTCCACCATTGAGAATGAAGTATGTCGCTTTGCATTTGCATTAAATGGAGATATGCGCACAAGTCGGTGCACACCACTTTCATTTTTGAGGTCTCGGTATGATCCCTTCCCTGTTATCTCTACTGTAACGTTACGGTA
It encodes:
- a CDS encoding PCRF domain-containing protein, giving the protein MALNEQEAARLQEIEQAMNEPDFWQDKHQAQQLIKEMQDLQAIAEGKSKYDGANAVLTIFSGAGGDDSEDFSGMLLRMYMKYCEQRGFGFSILHENANDHDGYRNVTVEITGKGSYRDLKNESGVHRLVRISPFNANAKRHTSFSMVEVIPELKKADLEALPESEVELEFAKSGGAGGQNVNKRETAVRAIHKPTGIAVHVSAERSQAQNKERALLLLAAKVHHVKEQLSDKEKEELMISKSTKVEWGNQIRSYVLHPYKMVKDHRTGIETSDVDGVLERGNIADFIEAERDLASGAGRMEIDDDM